Proteins encoded in a region of the Ursus arctos isolate Adak ecotype North America unplaced genomic scaffold, UrsArc2.0 scaffold_2, whole genome shotgun sequence genome:
- the LOC113246701 gene encoding olfactory receptor 6K3-like, which translates to MGCEQGVSCVILPITIKAVETMFEDGSLLLFIPLFIIYTFIVIGNLTVFFAVRMDTRLHNPMYNFISIFSFLEIWYTTATIPKMLSNLISEKRTISITGCLLQMYFFHSLGNSEGILLTTMAIDRYVAICNPLRYPTIMTPRLCAQLSAGSCIFGFLVLLPEIAWISTLPFCGPNQIHQIFCDFEPVLHLACTDTSVILIEDVIHAVAIIFSVLIIALSYIRIVTVILKIPSADGRWKAFSTCASHLGVFLMFYGSVSLMYLRFAATFPPVLDTVIALMFAVLAPFFNPIIYSLRNKDMKIAIKKLLCPGSPGTTVVEKVVFHVQSEKYNQEKILDDNFDPKI; encoded by the exons ATGGGCTGCGAGCAG GGAGTGAGCTGTGTCATTCTACCCATAACAATTAAGGCCGTTGAGACCATG TTTGAAGATGGTagcctcctcctcttcattcctCTGTTCATCATCTACACGTTCATTGTTATCGGGAATCTCACTGTATTTTTTGCAGTCAGGATGGACACGCGTCTCCACAATCCCATGTACAATTTCATCAGCATCTTCTCCTTCCTGGAGATCTGGTATACCACAGCCACCATTCCCAAGATGCTCTCCAACCTCATCAGTGAGAAGAGGACCATCTCCATTACTGGCTGCCTTCTGCAAATGTACTTCTTCCATTCACTTGGAAATTCAGAGGGGATCTTGTTGACCACCATGGCCATTGACAGGTACGTTGCCATCTGCAACCCTCTCCGCTACCCTACCATTATGACCCCCCGGCTGTGCGCCCAGCTCTCTGCAGGCTCTTGCATCTTTGGCTTTCTTGTGTTGCTCCCGGAGATTGCGTGGATTTCCACACTGCCCTTCTGTGGGCCCAACCAAATCCATCAGATATTCTGTGACTTTGAGCCTGTGCTGCACTTGGCCTGTACAGACACGTCCGTGATTCTGATTGAGGATGTGATCCATGCTGTGGCCATCATCTTCTCTGTCCTGATTATTGCTCTCTCTTATATCAGAATCGTCACTGTGATCCTGAAGATCCCCTCTGCTGACGGCCGCTGGAAGGCCTTTTCTACCTGTGCATCTCATCTTGGTGTCTTTCTGATGTTCTACGGCAGCGTGTCCCTCATGTACCTGCGATTTGCTGCCACTTTCCCACCAGTTTTGGACACAGTTATTGCCCTGATGTTTGCCGTTCTTGCTCCCTTTTTCAACCCTATCATCTATAGCTTGAGAAACAAGGATATGAAGATTGCAATTAAGAAGCTTCTCTGTcctgggtcgcctgg AACCACCGTGGTGGAGAAAGTAGTTTTCCACGTTCAGAGTGAGAAGTacaatcaggaaaaaatactTGATGACAACTTTGATCCTAAAATCTAG
- the LOC113246720 gene encoding olfactory receptor 6K3-like, translated as MEGANLSVVTEFLFTGFPKLQDGGLLYFFPLLSIYIFIVIGNLLIFFAVRLDTHLHNPMYHFISIFSFLEIWYTTATIPKMLSNLISSQKTISFIGCLLQMYFFHSLGNTEGALLTVMAIDRYLAICNPLRYPTIMTPRLCTQLSAGSCVFGFLILLPEIVWISTLPFCGPNQIHQIFCDFTPLLHLACADASMILVQDVVHALAILITGLIISVSYIRIVILILGIPSAEGREKAFSTCAAHIAVFLLFFGSVALMYLRFSATYTPFWDAVIALTFSVLAPLFNPIIYSLRNKDMKDAIKKLLCPQKVFNVPGR; from the coding sequence ATGGAGGGTGCAAATCTATCCGTAGTAACTGAATTTCTCTTCACCGGGTTCCCCAAGCTCCAGGATGGTGGCctcctttacttttttcctttactttccaTCTACATCTTTATTGTGATTGGAAACCTATTGATCTTCTTTGCTGTGAGGCTGGACACCCATCTCCACAATCCCATGTACCATTTCATCAGCATCTTCTCATTTCTGGAGATCTGGTATACCACAGCCACCATCCCTAAGATGCTCTCCAATCTGATCAGCAGTCAAAAGACCATCTCTTTTATTGGCTGCCTCTTGCAGATGTACTTCTTCCATTCACTTGGAAACACTGAAGGAGCCTTGCTGACTGTCATGGCCATTGACAGGTACCTCGCCATCTGCAACCCACTCCGCTACCCGACCATCATGACCCCCCGACTATGCACTCAGCTCTCTGCAGGCTCTTGTgtctttggtttcctcatccttCTACCTGAGATTGTGTGGATTTCTACTCTGCCATTCTGCGGCCCCAACCAAATTCACCAGATCTTCTGCGATTTCACACCGTTATTACATTTAGCCTGTGCAGACGCCTCTATGATCTTAGTACAAGATGTGGTTCATGCTCTGGCCATTCTGATAACAGGTctgattatttctgtttcttacatCAGAATCGTCATTTTGATCCTGGGCATCCCTTCAGCCGAGGGCCGAGAAaaggccttctccacctgtgcTGCCCACATTGCTGTCTTCCTGCTATTTTTTGGCAGTGTGGCCCTCATGTATCTTAGATTCTCTGCCACGTATACGCCATTCTGGGATGCTGTCATCGCTCTAACCTTCTCTGTCCTTGCTCCCCTTTTCAATCCCATAATATACAGCCTGAGAAATAAGGATATGAAAGATGCTATTAAGAAGCTCCTTTGCCCTCAAAAGGTGTTTAATGTACCTGGTAGGTGA
- the LOC113246703 gene encoding olfactory receptor 6K2: MESPNQSTTQEFIFSAFPYSWEGSVTCFVPLLFIYTFIVFGNLVIITVVPLNAHLHTPMYFFISALSFLEIWYTTSTIPKMLSSLLSEKKSISLNGCLLQMYFFHSTGISEVCLLTAMAFDRYLAICSPLHYPTIMTPRLCAQLTLSCCVCGFITPLPEIAWISTLPFCGSNHLEHIFCDFLPVLRLACTDPQAIVMIQVVDIVHAVEIITAVMLIFMSYIGIVAVILRIRSAEGRRKAFSTCVSHLTVFLLFFGSVALMYLRFSATYSLFWDTVIALAFAVLSPFFNPIIYSLRNKEIKEAMKKHWGQAKIFFHKTKELK, from the coding sequence ATGGAGAGCCCCAACCAAAGCACCACTCAGGAGTTCATCTTCTCCGCCTTCCCTTATTCCTGGGAAGGTTCTGTCACCTGTTTTGTTCCACTGCTCTTCATTTACACTTTCATTGTCTTTGGAAACCTGGTCATCATCACAGTGGTCCCGCTGAATGCTCACCTCCacacgcccatgtacttcttcaTCAGTGCCCTTTCTTTCCTGGAGATCTGGTATACCACATCGACCATACCAAAGATGCTCAGCAGCCTGCTGAGTGAGAAGAAGAGCATTTCCTTAAATGGTTGTCTCCTACAGATGTATTTCTTCCATTCCACTGGCATCAGCGAGGTTTGTCTCTTGACAGCTATGGCCTTTGACCGCTACCTGGCCATCTGCAGCCCTCTTCATTATCCCACTATCATGACCCCCAGGCTGTGTGCTCAACTGACTCTCAGTTGCTGTGTTTGTGGCTTTATCACACCCCTCCCTGAGATTGCCTGGATCTCCACACTGCCATTTTGTGGCTCGAATCACCTTGAGCATATCTTCTGTGACTTCCTCCCTGTGCTACGCTTGGCCTGCACAGACCCACAAGCCATCGTCATGATTCAGGTAGTGGATATTGTCCATGCAGTGGAGATTATTACAGCCGTGATGCTCATTTTCATGTCCTACATTGGTATTGTGGCTGTAATTCTACGTATTCGGTCAGCCGAAGGCCGACGCAAGGCATTTTCCACGTGCGTTTCCCATCTCACTGTCTTTCTGCTGTTCTTCGGGAGTGTGGCCCTCATGTACCTTCGCTTCTCTGCCACCTACTCCTTATTCTGGGATACAGTCATTGCTCTGGCCTTTGCAGTTTTGTCCCCCTTCTTCAACCCCATAATCTATAGTctgaggaataaagaaataaaggaagctaTGAAAAAACACTGGGGTCAAGCTAAAATCTTTTTTCATAAGACCAAGGAACTCAAGTAA